From the Photobacterium sp. GJ3 genome, one window contains:
- a CDS encoding DUF3081 family protein yields MKNSVDIRTLLNVYEKVKTQGKTVENGKQLEDIICTESYDGYSVSLSDGQVSVDVNFHNTYRFHTLNEDPDTVINQTTSEFHNNNETQIQRFMNKLHDINQRY; encoded by the coding sequence ATGAAAAACAGTGTCGATATCCGAACCCTGCTGAACGTTTATGAGAAAGTGAAAACTCAGGGGAAAACGGTTGAAAATGGCAAGCAACTGGAAGATATCATCTGTACTGAAAGCTATGACGGATACAGCGTGAGCTTATCGGATGGTCAGGTGAGTGTGGATGTGAACTTCCACAACACCTATCGCTTCCATACCCTGAATGAAGATCCGGACACAGTGATCAATCAGACCACCTCTGAATTCCACAATAACAATGAAACTCAGATTCAGCGTTTCATGAATAAGTTGCACGACATCAATCAGCGTTATTAA
- a CDS encoding amino acid aminotransferase has translation MFKQLTEAQLDPILSLTQLFRADARPDKMDLGIGVYKNSAGETPIMQAVLQAEQQLLDTQKTKAYVGLAGDEVFNQSMMDLLIQGTSAHGRAAAVQTPGASGALRMLADLMRLAQPDTTVWISNPSYVNHKPVMEAAGLNVKFYPYFDPATKQVNRDAMLTELAKAGPKDVVLLHGCCHNPTGADIAFEDWQAITELANKNGFLPFVDIAYQGFGDGLEQDAAGLRYLADHVEEMIVATSCSKNFGLYRERTGAAIVISDSLKEAQKAKGRILQLARASYTMPPDHGAALVATILNDEALTATWKTELNDMNQRLLRLRAGLTQAVRDQGSTDFDFIEKHKGMFSVTGLSPEQILKMREQFGIYAVGDGRINIAGLQEDKLDYLATALLSVSK, from the coding sequence ATGTTCAAGCAGCTTACTGAGGCACAACTCGATCCGATTTTATCCCTGACGCAATTGTTCCGCGCAGATGCCCGTCCAGACAAAATGGATCTCGGCATCGGGGTGTATAAAAACAGTGCCGGCGAAACGCCAATCATGCAGGCCGTGCTGCAAGCCGAGCAACAACTGCTGGATACTCAGAAAACCAAGGCTTATGTCGGCCTGGCCGGAGATGAAGTTTTCAATCAGTCGATGATGGATCTGCTGATTCAGGGCACCTCGGCGCATGGCCGGGCAGCCGCTGTTCAGACACCGGGCGCCAGTGGTGCATTGCGTATGTTGGCCGACCTAATGCGTTTGGCGCAACCGGACACCACGGTCTGGATTTCAAACCCGAGCTATGTGAATCACAAGCCAGTGATGGAAGCTGCGGGTCTGAACGTGAAGTTTTATCCGTATTTTGATCCGGCGACCAAGCAGGTGAATCGTGATGCCATGCTGACAGAACTGGCAAAAGCCGGTCCGAAAGATGTGGTGCTGCTGCATGGTTGCTGCCATAACCCGACGGGTGCCGATATTGCGTTTGAAGACTGGCAGGCGATTACAGAGCTGGCCAATAAGAATGGTTTCCTGCCGTTTGTCGATATCGCTTATCAGGGCTTTGGTGACGGGCTGGAGCAGGATGCAGCCGGACTACGTTATCTGGCTGATCATGTTGAAGAAATGATTGTGGCGACCTCTTGCTCGAAGAATTTCGGTTTGTACCGTGAGCGGACTGGTGCAGCAATCGTGATCAGTGATTCACTGAAAGAAGCCCAGAAGGCGAAAGGCCGTATTTTGCAACTGGCCCGTGCGTCTTACACCATGCCGCCGGATCATGGCGCTGCGCTGGTTGCGACGATTCTGAACGATGAAGCATTAACGGCAACCTGGAAAACAGAGCTGAATGACATGAACCAGCGCCTGTTACGCTTACGTGCCGGACTAACGCAAGCCGTTCGCGATCAGGGTTCGACTGATTTTGACTTCATTGAAAAACACAAAGGCATGTTCTCTGTCACTGGCCTGAGTCCGGAGCAGATTCTGAAGATGCGTGAGCAGTTTGGGATTTATGCCGTGGGCGATGGTCGGATTAATATTGCAGGCTTACAGGAAGACAAGCTGGATTATCTCGCGACAGCACTGCTGAGTGTCAGCAAATAA
- a CDS encoding sphingomyelin phosphodiesterase, with product MKKVLGATCLLLSAATHAETLNVMAYNTMQLPVGDWDQANRAQRIPSAIEALSNTPDVLIINEAYNADSENMLSELGTLYPYQTPVVGLDCSGKGWDALTGDCSNSIVVVRGGVTILSRYPILSQKAHVYQASERGTWDYYSNKGFAYITLEKNGQRFHVLGTHLQSSTDNPDKEHPVRMAQLAEMQRFITAEQIPATEPVIIAGDLNVEWSRQDQIQDMLATTHSKLNFPDDSVGSFSAKYNWVTKSGAYRDGYSLNYNDTLDYVLWHGDYLQPSVPTAMQVIKLQSHEQWYWHYLKGKWPLPEGEYWHNGYYSDLSDHYPVQAMFTFPDPSSAQ from the coding sequence ATGAAGAAAGTTTTAGGCGCAACCTGTTTGCTGCTGTCTGCTGCAACACATGCAGAAACCCTGAATGTCATGGCTTATAACACCATGCAACTGCCAGTTGGTGACTGGGACCAGGCAAACCGTGCGCAACGCATTCCGTCAGCCATTGAAGCACTCAGTAACACACCGGATGTCCTGATCATCAACGAAGCGTATAACGCAGATTCCGAAAACATGCTCAGTGAATTGGGGACACTTTACCCTTACCAAACGCCGGTTGTCGGCCTGGATTGCAGCGGCAAAGGCTGGGATGCACTCACCGGTGACTGTTCGAATTCGATTGTCGTGGTTCGCGGGGGTGTCACGATTCTCTCCCGCTATCCGATTCTGAGCCAAAAAGCTCATGTCTATCAGGCCAGTGAGCGAGGCACCTGGGATTATTATTCCAATAAAGGATTTGCTTATATCACCCTCGAGAAAAACGGCCAGCGGTTTCACGTGCTCGGCACGCATTTGCAATCCAGCACCGATAATCCCGACAAGGAACATCCGGTGCGGATGGCTCAGTTAGCGGAAATGCAACGCTTTATTACTGCAGAGCAAATCCCTGCCACAGAGCCTGTCATCATTGCCGGTGATTTGAACGTTGAATGGAGTCGTCAGGACCAGATTCAGGACATGCTTGCCACCACACACAGCAAACTCAATTTTCCCGATGACTCGGTGGGCAGCTTTTCAGCCAAATATAATTGGGTCACAAAATCCGGGGCCTATCGTGACGGCTATTCTCTGAATTACAACGACACCCTGGACTACGTATTGTGGCATGGCGATTACCTGCAACCTTCAGTACCAACCGCCATGCAGGTGATCAAGCTGCAGTCTCACGAGCAATGGTACTGGCATTATCTGAAAGGCAAATGGCCATTGCCTGAAGGTGAATACTGGCACAACGGCTACTACAGTGATCTGTCAGACCATTATCCGGTTCAGGCCATGTTCACTTTTCCGGATCCATCGTCGGCACAATAA
- a CDS encoding lipase, whose protein sequence is MKKLKRYQYERYAILCREAYPADFDHTQYGFETEGRRDITDRWGRTIIRVLWGQKNEVIVVFKGSQNLWDWLLNFACFPKKMISGKRPYHVHWGYHYLLQQSSKVDSNPYEQLRPSMSTSQEADFLQATDARHFQAESLYQQIRNTLAPLIQQGKRVSLTGHSSGGAMAVLTAERLGLEFPDAIKRIVTFGQPAAGFWSFKQAYSYQHCTYRICCDLDIVTFLPAIPLLYWHVGKMLWLHNEKIYDNISTPNRLYKSLVSWLLRPITYHYMHKYIRNKDYFDKH, encoded by the coding sequence ATGAAGAAACTTAAACGCTATCAGTACGAGCGCTATGCAATCCTGTGCCGGGAAGCCTACCCCGCGGATTTTGACCATACCCAATATGGCTTCGAGACCGAAGGCAGGCGCGATATCACAGACCGCTGGGGACGCACCATCATCCGGGTCTTATGGGGTCAGAAAAACGAGGTGATAGTTGTCTTTAAAGGGTCGCAGAATCTGTGGGACTGGCTGCTCAATTTTGCCTGTTTTCCCAAAAAAATGATCAGCGGTAAACGCCCTTATCATGTGCATTGGGGCTACCACTATTTACTTCAGCAAAGCAGCAAAGTCGATAGCAATCCTTATGAGCAATTGCGTCCGTCCATGTCGACATCTCAGGAAGCCGACTTCCTTCAGGCAACCGATGCACGCCACTTTCAGGCGGAGTCCTTATACCAGCAAATCCGAAACACGTTAGCGCCGCTGATCCAGCAGGGAAAACGCGTGTCTTTAACGGGTCACTCCTCGGGCGGTGCCATGGCGGTATTAACCGCAGAGCGGCTTGGCCTCGAGTTTCCGGACGCAATCAAACGGATTGTGACCTTCGGACAACCCGCCGCAGGCTTCTGGAGCTTTAAACAGGCGTACAGCTATCAGCACTGCACTTACAGGATTTGCTGCGATCTGGATATCGTCACTTTCTTACCGGCGATTCCACTGCTGTACTGGCATGTGGGAAAAATGCTGTGGCTTCACAATGAAAAAATCTATGACAACATTTCGACGCCAAACCGACTGTACAAATCTTTAGTCAGTTGGCTTCTCAGGCCGATCACTTATCATTACATGCATAAATATATCCGCAATAAAGACTACTTCGATAAACATTGA
- the sgrR gene encoding HTH-type transcriptional regulator SgrR, which yields MSGQRLKTQFQRLYTHFSGQDSDTNLQDISEILFCTRRNVRMVINKMVDKGWIEWEPAIGRGKQSRLVFQSTDTELQYHHARKLVADGKLEPALEALGNDANRLAQLIQEQLGLTTQKGRQIVRVPYYRAFTNLNPLRPLRRSEQHLVRQIFNGLTRMNEEKEEVEGDLAHHWESFTPRHWRFYLRPAVRFHDGSLLDSQDVLASLERLKSHRLFRHLETITSPFPNTIDIRLSHDDRRLPDLLTNIMAVIQPAMLDEAREAELFPVGTGPYKVVKNDKQRLILEAFDQYFGFRALIDVVEIWILTGVTACYLQPSTDKIATPVNEVPERLTLDEGCNYLLMNRVNGLASDPEWLAYFQSRLGPVPLLSRMHPGEIGEIRLINAYGLLPGWTDTNPLISPAPIPAKRMVTLAFPQHHPVYHEVARAIESVLAEDGLRLKVMEMSNTDVLMGKHAEKIDLWLNGMSMSHHRDDAFLAWFYSFDHISRVMPETEFEALDQQVVHWRAMASQPCPSHDIGSILVRSGQVIPLFHAWLGVNSAGPVQGMEPNSMGWFDFKSVWLKPGSTS from the coding sequence ATGAGCGGTCAGCGCCTTAAAACTCAATTTCAGCGTCTTTACACCCATTTTTCCGGTCAGGACAGCGATACAAACCTCCAGGATATCTCCGAAATATTGTTCTGTACGCGGCGCAATGTGCGGATGGTCATCAATAAAATGGTGGATAAGGGCTGGATTGAATGGGAGCCGGCGATCGGCCGGGGAAAGCAGTCCCGCTTGGTTTTCCAGAGCACAGATACCGAACTTCAGTATCATCATGCCCGCAAGCTGGTCGCTGATGGCAAGCTGGAACCGGCACTGGAGGCGCTGGGGAACGATGCCAACCGGCTGGCACAGCTGATTCAGGAGCAGCTTGGGCTGACCACGCAGAAAGGACGGCAGATTGTCCGGGTGCCTTACTATCGGGCGTTTACCAATCTGAATCCGCTCCGGCCATTGCGCCGTTCCGAGCAGCATCTGGTCCGGCAGATTTTCAATGGCCTGACCCGGATGAATGAGGAAAAAGAGGAAGTGGAGGGCGATCTGGCCCATCACTGGGAATCATTTACGCCGCGGCACTGGCGATTTTATCTGCGTCCGGCGGTTCGTTTTCATGACGGCAGTCTGCTGGACAGCCAGGATGTGTTAGCCAGCCTTGAACGGCTGAAATCACATCGCTTATTCCGTCATCTGGAGACCATTACTTCACCGTTCCCGAACACCATTGATATTCGTTTAAGTCATGATGATCGGCGGTTGCCCGATTTGCTGACGAACATTATGGCCGTCATTCAGCCCGCAATGCTGGATGAAGCCAGAGAAGCCGAACTGTTTCCTGTCGGCACCGGGCCTTATAAAGTGGTTAAGAATGATAAACAGCGATTGATTCTGGAAGCCTTTGATCAATATTTTGGATTCAGAGCGCTGATTGATGTGGTTGAAATCTGGATTCTGACTGGCGTTACAGCGTGCTACCTGCAACCCAGCACGGATAAAATCGCCACACCGGTTAATGAAGTGCCCGAGCGGTTAACGCTCGATGAAGGCTGTAATTATCTGCTGATGAATCGGGTGAACGGTCTGGCCAGTGATCCGGAATGGCTGGCTTATTTCCAGAGCCGGCTTGGCCCGGTGCCTTTATTGTCGCGGATGCACCCCGGCGAAATTGGCGAAATCCGGTTGATCAATGCCTATGGTCTTTTACCGGGCTGGACAGACACCAATCCGCTTATTTCACCAGCGCCGATCCCGGCAAAGCGCATGGTTACCCTGGCATTTCCGCAGCATCACCCGGTTTATCATGAAGTCGCCAGAGCCATCGAAAGTGTGCTGGCTGAAGATGGCTTACGCCTGAAAGTCATGGAAATGAGCAATACAGATGTCCTGATGGGGAAACATGCGGAAAAGATTGATCTCTGGCTGAATGGTATGAGTATGAGCCATCACAGGGATGATGCATTTCTGGCATGGTTTTATAGCTTTGACCATATTTCCCGTGTGATGCCAGAAACAGAATTTGAAGCACTGGATCAACAAGTGGTTCACTGGCGGGCAATGGCGTCGCAGCCTTGTCCGAGCCATGACATTGGTTCGATTCTGGTTCGCAGCGGGCAGGTGATTCCGCTGTTTCATGCCTGGCTGGGCGTGAACAGTGCCGGGCCAGTGCAAGGCATGGAGCCAAATTCGATGGGATGGTTTGATTTCAAATCGGTATGGCTCAAACCGGGGTCAACATCCTGA
- a CDS encoding D-alanyl-D-alanine carboxypeptidase family protein, whose product MKKTCLKPAVLCWAFSLPVFWLSPAKADETIMPSPPEIAADAWVLMSYESGQVIAGSDENKPHAPASLVKIMTTYIVGKELKAGHIHQDDRVVISENAWGKKFPGSSIMFLNVGDEVTVDDLNHGVIISSGNDATVALAEHIAGHSSAFIEMMNREAERIGMKNTYFTNPHGLDSDSQSTSAYDMALLTRALIQDMPDIYALFKLKSFTYHNIKQGNRNPLLWDASLNADGVKTGYTKEAGYSLVSSAIQGDMRLIAVVLGTEDVNARRNESKKLLTWGFRFYQDLNPKFDSKTLKKARVWYGSPSNVQVELGDGGVITVPRRQRTNLAHQVFYNSNLEAPIAKGQQVGKVEWYMGDSLITVQPILAAEASEKAPWYKSILDTVWRPIGNWFSEQDWVPRDDQPTMKTTQ is encoded by the coding sequence ATGAAGAAAACGTGCTTAAAACCCGCTGTGCTGTGCTGGGCTTTTAGCCTGCCGGTTTTCTGGTTATCGCCTGCAAAGGCGGATGAGACGATCATGCCGAGTCCGCCTGAGATTGCGGCAGATGCCTGGGTTCTGATGAGCTATGAATCCGGCCAGGTCATTGCCGGAAGTGATGAAAACAAGCCTCACGCCCCCGCCAGCCTTGTCAAAATCATGACCACTTATATCGTCGGAAAGGAATTGAAAGCCGGGCATATTCATCAGGATGACAGAGTTGTGATCAGTGAAAATGCCTGGGGGAAAAAATTCCCCGGTTCTTCAATCATGTTCCTGAACGTTGGGGATGAAGTCACGGTTGATGATTTGAACCACGGTGTCATTATTTCTTCCGGGAACGATGCCACTGTTGCACTGGCAGAGCATATCGCCGGACATTCTTCAGCGTTTATTGAAATGATGAATCGCGAAGCGGAAAGAATCGGGATGAAAAATACCTACTTCACGAATCCGCACGGGCTGGACAGTGACTCTCAGTCTACATCGGCTTACGACATGGCTTTGCTGACCCGGGCCCTGATTCAGGACATGCCGGACATCTATGCGTTGTTCAAACTGAAATCCTTTACCTACCACAACATCAAACAGGGCAACCGGAACCCGCTGCTCTGGGATGCCAGCCTGAATGCAGACGGGGTAAAAACCGGATACACCAAAGAAGCAGGCTATAGCCTGGTTTCTTCTGCGATTCAGGGTGACATGCGGCTCATTGCGGTGGTGTTAGGCACTGAAGATGTCAACGCGCGCAGAAATGAAAGCAAAAAACTTCTGACCTGGGGTTTCCGGTTTTATCAGGACCTCAATCCGAAATTTGATAGCAAAACGCTGAAAAAAGCCAGAGTCTGGTACGGTTCGCCTTCGAATGTTCAGGTCGAACTGGGGGATGGCGGTGTGATTACCGTACCCCGGCGTCAGCGGACCAATTTAGCGCATCAGGTGTTTTATAACAGTAACCTTGAAGCCCCGATTGCCAAAGGTCAGCAGGTTGGTAAAGTCGAATGGTATATGGGGGACAGCCTGATCACCGTCCAGCCCATTTTAGCCGCAGAAGCCTCTGAAAAAGCCCCCTGGTATAAATCCATTCTGGATACTGTCTGGCGTCCGATTGGAAACTGGTTCAGTGAGCAAGACTGGGTTCCCAGGGATGATCAACCCACCATGAAAACCACCCAATAA
- a CDS encoding endonuclease, with the protein MKRNAILLGLLTLGTAANAYAEISNGDFEDWNQTGAIGWTTVDSGIRLRETNQQVRSGNRAAEVTVMTGAQETTDLRQRIQVTAGQTYDFSVWVLHTEGQVAARLYVDGYQGYSLPANTGQWQQLTYRYTASVSQTIEIGLRFYDQPGFDGAEVVYVDQFSPAENAGEAGNPPASGNGIENLSSDYQSAAGLSGYALKTALHQIIQNHSVQSYGDLWTFYYSGDLDSSYEKDGSILDIYSEKPAGADTFSFSPGNDQCGSYRGEGDCYNREHSFPRSWFGGAVSPMNTDVHHIFPTDGYVNSKRSSYPYGEVISAVYTSSNGSKLGAARAGLGYTGTVFEPIDDFKGDIARAYFYMATRYQNVIAGWESQSNFGDAVLDGSRDQVFEDWFLAMLLDWHQQDPVSQKERIRNEAAYLFQGNRNPFVDYPAFAAEIWED; encoded by the coding sequence ATGAAACGCAACGCAATTTTGCTGGGATTACTGACTTTGGGAACGGCGGCAAATGCATATGCCGAGATCAGCAATGGTGATTTTGAAGACTGGAATCAAACCGGTGCGATTGGCTGGACGACGGTCGACTCAGGCATTCGTCTTCGTGAAACCAATCAGCAAGTACGTTCCGGCAATCGGGCGGCTGAGGTTACGGTGATGACGGGAGCGCAGGAGACAACGGATTTGCGCCAACGTATTCAGGTGACTGCGGGCCAGACGTATGACTTTTCAGTCTGGGTCTTACATACCGAAGGGCAGGTGGCGGCCCGTCTTTATGTGGATGGTTATCAGGGCTACTCATTGCCTGCGAATACAGGCCAGTGGCAGCAGCTAACGTATCGTTATACCGCGTCTGTGAGTCAAACCATCGAAATTGGACTGCGGTTCTACGATCAGCCGGGATTTGACGGCGCTGAAGTGGTTTATGTGGATCAGTTTTCACCCGCTGAAAACGCAGGAGAAGCAGGGAATCCACCGGCGTCGGGCAACGGGATTGAAAACCTGTCGAGCGACTACCAAAGTGCAGCCGGATTGAGTGGCTATGCGCTTAAAACAGCGCTTCATCAGATCATTCAGAATCACAGCGTACAGAGTTATGGCGATCTCTGGACCTTTTATTACTCCGGCGACCTTGATTCGAGTTATGAAAAAGACGGCAGTATTCTGGATATATACTCCGAAAAGCCTGCCGGGGCAGATACTTTCAGTTTCTCTCCAGGTAATGATCAGTGTGGCAGCTATCGCGGAGAAGGGGACTGCTATAACCGCGAACACAGCTTTCCCCGCAGTTGGTTTGGCGGGGCCGTCAGCCCGATGAATACGGATGTCCACCATATTTTCCCGACCGACGGTTATGTGAATTCGAAACGGAGCAGTTATCCTTATGGCGAAGTGATCAGCGCCGTTTATACTTCATCGAATGGTTCGAAATTAGGTGCAGCACGCGCAGGATTAGGCTACACCGGCACGGTCTTCGAACCGATTGATGACTTCAAAGGGGATATTGCCCGTGCCTATTTTTATATGGCGACCCGTTATCAGAATGTGATTGCCGGATGGGAGTCACAAAGTAATTTTGGCGATGCAGTTCTGGATGGCAGCCGCGATCAGGTTTTTGAAGACTGGTTTTTAGCCATGTTATTAGACTGGCATCAGCAGGATCCGGTCAGCCAGAAAGAAAGGATTCGGAACGAGGCTGCATATCTGTTTCAGGGGAACAGGAATCCCTTTGTCGATTACCCGGCATTTGCGGCCGAGATTTGGGAAGACTGA
- a CDS encoding ABC transporter ATP-binding protein encodes MEQAFHPEPLLEVRDLEVTYITDKGDFTAVNRVSFDIGKSEIFGLAGESGCGKSTIAFAINRLHKPPALITNGQIRFQNQDLLTLSDRAMGAIRWKDIAMVFQSAMNSLNPVLPVREQFCDVMRHHLGYTQAQAVAKAEKLLQLVNIPPERLSDYPHQFSGGMRQRLVIAIALSLNPKLIIMDEPTTALDVVVQREILQQIYQLRSEFDFSILFITHDLALMTQLCDRIAVMRQGQIVEINTARAIRENPQHAYTQQLWASFPDIHHLKATPSHTTPEECNA; translated from the coding sequence ATGGAACAGGCTTTTCACCCGGAACCATTGCTTGAAGTCCGGGATCTGGAAGTGACGTACATCACCGATAAAGGAGACTTTACGGCGGTGAATCGTGTCAGTTTTGATATTGGCAAAAGCGAAATTTTTGGGCTGGCTGGTGAATCAGGCTGCGGAAAAAGTACCATTGCCTTTGCAATCAACCGGCTGCATAAGCCACCCGCACTGATCACCAATGGTCAGATCCGCTTCCAGAATCAGGATTTGCTCACCTTGTCTGACCGTGCCATGGGGGCCATTCGCTGGAAAGACATTGCCATGGTATTTCAAAGTGCCATGAACTCGCTGAACCCGGTACTCCCCGTTCGGGAACAGTTTTGCGATGTGATGCGACATCATCTGGGCTATACGCAAGCACAGGCGGTCGCCAAAGCAGAAAAACTCTTACAGCTGGTGAATATTCCACCGGAAAGGCTTTCAGATTACCCACACCAGTTCAGCGGTGGCATGCGTCAGCGTCTGGTCATTGCAATTGCACTCAGCCTGAATCCCAAGCTCATCATTATGGATGAGCCGACCACCGCATTGGATGTCGTTGTTCAACGTGAAATCCTGCAGCAAATCTACCAATTGCGCAGTGAGTTTGATTTTTCGATTCTGTTTATTACCCATGATTTAGCGCTGATGACCCAGCTGTGTGATCGCATTGCCGTGATGCGCCAGGGGCAGATTGTTGAGATCAATACAGCCCGCGCCATTCGGGAAAACCCACAGCATGCCTACACTCAGCAACTGTGGGCATCATTCCCGGATATCCATCATCTTAAGGCGACGCCATCACACACCACCCCAGAGGAGTGCAACGCATGA
- the nhaD gene encoding sodium:proton antiporter NhaD, with the protein MLPWTAQASTGSGGLDLTQTSFGYLAIVIFVVAYGLVMAEEYIQLPKSKPMLLAAGLIWILVGWAYKEQGMLDVAHTALEHNLLEYAELMLFLLVAMTYISAMDERRLFDGLQGWMVSKGFHFQSLFWLTGFLSFFISPIADNLTTALLMCAVVMKVGGDNTRFINLSCINIVIAANAGGAFSPFGDITTLMVWQAGLVRFTQFFELFVPALVNYLVPALVMSFFVPRTKPETVSEFVELKRGAKRIVGLFLLTIMTAVAFHTYLHYPPVMGMMMGMAYLSIFGFYLQKTLPRSLEKKRMAALAKNDNAALERLGSVVPFDVFRRISMAEWDTLLFFYGVVMCVGGLSLLGYLSVASHIMYTQWDPVWANIMVGVLSAIVDNIPVMFAVLTMNPDMSIDNWLLVTLTAGVGGSLLSIGSAAGVALMGAAHGRYTFFGHLKWTPVIALGYILSIVVHLMLNGAELG; encoded by the coding sequence ATGCTGCCATGGACGGCACAGGCCAGTACGGGATCCGGAGGACTGGATTTAACGCAAACCTCTTTTGGCTATCTGGCGATTGTGATTTTTGTGGTTGCTTATGGATTAGTGATGGCTGAAGAATACATTCAGCTACCGAAATCTAAGCCGATGTTGCTCGCAGCGGGTTTGATCTGGATCCTGGTCGGCTGGGCCTATAAAGAGCAGGGAATGTTAGATGTCGCCCACACTGCTTTAGAGCACAACCTCCTTGAATATGCGGAACTGATGCTTTTTTTGCTGGTGGCCATGACCTACATCAGCGCGATGGATGAACGTCGTTTGTTTGACGGACTGCAAGGCTGGATGGTCAGCAAAGGGTTTCACTTTCAATCCTTATTCTGGCTGACAGGCTTCCTTTCTTTTTTCATTTCTCCGATCGCCGATAACCTGACAACGGCGCTGCTGATGTGTGCCGTGGTGATGAAAGTCGGGGGCGATAACACCCGGTTTATCAATCTGTCGTGTATCAACATCGTGATTGCTGCCAACGCAGGGGGCGCATTTAGCCCGTTTGGTGATATCACCACCCTGATGGTCTGGCAGGCAGGGTTGGTCCGTTTTACTCAATTCTTTGAACTGTTTGTCCCTGCGTTGGTGAATTACCTTGTGCCAGCGTTGGTGATGTCTTTCTTCGTACCCCGGACGAAGCCGGAAACCGTCAGTGAGTTCGTTGAACTCAAGCGAGGCGCGAAACGAATCGTTGGCCTGTTTCTGCTCACCATCATGACAGCCGTGGCTTTTCATACCTATCTGCATTATCCGCCGGTGATGGGCATGATGATGGGGATGGCGTATCTGTCGATTTTTGGTTTTTATCTTCAGAAGACTTTGCCGCGTTCACTGGAGAAAAAGCGAATGGCAGCCCTTGCGAAGAATGATAATGCTGCATTAGAACGATTAGGCTCCGTTGTCCCCTTTGATGTTTTTCGTCGGATTTCAATGGCGGAATGGGACACCTTGCTGTTCTTCTATGGGGTGGTGATGTGTGTGGGTGGCCTGAGCTTGCTGGGCTATCTGAGTGTGGCATCTCACATCATGTATACCCAGTGGGATCCGGTGTGGGCCAATATTATGGTCGGAGTCTTGTCGGCCATTGTCGATAACATTCCGGTGATGTTTGCGGTCTTAACCATGAATCCGGATATGTCGATTGACAACTGGTTACTGGTGACTTTAACGGCCGGTGTCGGCGGCAGTCTCTTATCTATTGGATCGGCAGCGGGCGTCGCGCTGATGGGCGCGGCCCATGGCCGGTATACCTTCTTCGGACACCTGAAATGGACGCCTGTGATTGCACTGGGGTATATCCTGAGCATTGTGGTACACCTGATGTTGAATGGCGCTGAATTGGGTTGA